From the Tripterygium wilfordii isolate XIE 37 chromosome 6, ASM1340144v1, whole genome shotgun sequence genome, one window contains:
- the LOC119999617 gene encoding VQ motif-containing protein 9-like has translation MDKSIESTATTTTSSSSSSSGRDQYLKNLNKLSLKISKPVTVTRNQPVFDYQDQSQNLIHQQPLSQPPQLSQAETQTQTHDLQQQQHQPPVYNINKNDFRDVVQKLTGSPAHERFSTPPPILPPKAPSSRLQRIRPSPLANVSNRPPPLLNNAIQPQQHQPLATINPLATATAPGGFIQFPGAPLSPLPPLPSVHGAAESPVSAYMRFFQSQNSMFNVDPNSKQLSGFSPLAPLNSPRWNNSTPQPPLQILPHSSASGMPATQQQFQLPSSPLAFGCSNSLRSPYPLLSPGPLFSPSSGPLGFPLSPTVQVPLPSPKWRCL, from the coding sequence ATGGATAAAAGCATTGAGTCTACTGCCACCACAACAACCAGCAGTAGTAGCAGCAGCTCCGGCAGAGATCAATACCTCAAAAACCTCAATAAGCTCTCACTCAAGATCTCCAAACCCGTTACTGTTACCAGAAACCAACCAGTCTTCGATTACCAGGATCAAAGTCAGAACTTGATTCACCAGCAACCGTTGTCTCAACCACCACAACTCTCTCAGGcagaaacacaaacacaaacacatgaTCTGCAACAGCAGCAGCACCAGCCACCGGTGTACAATATCAACAAAAATGATTTCAGAGACGTCGTTCAGAAGCTCACTGGATCTCCGGCTCATGAGCGCTTCTCTACACCACCACCGATACTACCACCCAAGGCTCCGAGCTCTCGCTTGCAGCGTATTCGCCCTTCGCCCCTTGCGAATGTTAGCAACCGACCTCCTCCGCTGCTAAACAACGCCATTCAGCCTCAACAGCATCAACCTCTGGCAACGATAAATCCATTGGCCACCGCCACTGCTCCAGGCGGTTTTATCCAGTTCCCGGGAGCTCCACTGTCACCGCTTCCTCCGCTCCCGTCTGTCCACGGTGCAGCTGAGTCACCCGTCTCCGCTTACATGCGGTTCTTCCAGAGTCAGAACTCGATGTTTAACGTCGACCCCAATTCGAAGCAGTTATCGGGATTCTCGCCGCTTGCACCGTTGAATTCACCACGTTGGAATAACTCGACTCCACAACCACCGCTGCAGATTCTGCCACATTCATCAGCTTCGGGAATGCCTGCAACCCAACAGCAGTTCCAATTGCCATCATCACCGCTGGCGTTTGGTTGTTCGAATTCTCTGCGGTCGCCATACCCTTTGCTCTCCCCAGGTCCGCTGTTCTCGCCTTCGTCAGGGCCATTAGGTTTTCCGCTTTCACCGACGGTGCAGGTGCCCCTGCCAAGCCCTAAATGGAGATGTCTTTGA
- the LOC119999618 gene encoding 14-3-3-like protein: MAVTPSPREESVYMAKLAEQAERYEEMVEFMEKVSASVDNEELTVEERNLLSVAYKNVIGARRASWRIISSIEQKEESRGNEDHVSTIRDYRSKIENELSNICDGILKLLDTRLIPSASAGDSKVFYLKMKGDYHRYLAEFKTGAERKEAAESTLTAYKAAQDIANAELAPTHPIRLGLALNFSVFYYEILNSPDRACNLAKQAFDEAIAELDTLGEESYKDSTLIMQLLRDNLTLWTSDMQDDGADEIKEAPKPDEDKQ; encoded by the exons ATGGCGGTGACACCTTCACCACGCGAGGAGAGCGTGTACATGGCTAAGCTGGCGGAGCAGGCCGAGCGCTACGAAGAGATGGTTGAATTCATGGAGAAGGTATCCGCATCGGTCGACAACGAGGAGCTGACTGTTGAGGAGAGGAATCTCCTCTCCGTGGCTTACAAGAATGTGATCGGTGCTCGTAGGGCTTCCTGGCGCATCATCTCCTCCATTGAGCAGAAGGAGGAGAGCAGGGGCAACGAGGACCATGTCTCTACGATCCGAGACTACAGATCCAAGATCGAGAATGAGCTCTCCAACATCTGTGATGGCATACTCAAGCTCCTTGACACCAGGCTCATCCCATCCGCCTCTGCGGGTGACTCCAAGGTCTTCTATCTGAAAATGAAGGGAGACTACCACAGGTACCTCGCTGAGTTCAAGACTGGAGCCGAGCGCAAGGAAGCCGCCGAGAGCACCCTCACTGCCTACAAAGCTGCTCAG GATATTGCAAATGCAGAACTGGCTCCAACTCACCCGATCCGTTTGGGACTGGCTCTGAACTTTTCTGTCTTCTACTATGAGATTCTAAATTCTCCTGACCGAGCCTGCAACCTTGCCAAGCAG GCTTTTGACGAAGCAATTGCTGAGTTGGATACCTTGGGCGAGGAGTCATACAAGGATAGCACTTTGATCATGCAGCTTCTGCGTGACAATCTCACCCTCTGGACCTCTGATATGCAG gatGACGGAGCTGATGAGATTAAAGAAGCACCCAAGCCTGACGAAGACAAGCAGTGA
- the LOC120000705 gene encoding serine/threonine-protein kinase SSN3-like, translating to MVNGELYLHLTVFHTTLQYIHTRMTDDQGTSSKLVLLSDNGVVVTIWYRAPELLLGAKHYTSVVDMWVVRCIFAELLTLKPLFQGTEVKATPNSFQLDKIFKVKEMLAIFGGDSYWKYQIYSFKEEIVIDVEILTLLLFLTLGVLHGYICDE from the exons ATGGTGAATGGTGAGCTTTATTTGCATCTCACTGTTTTCCATACTACACTCCAATATATTCATACAAGGATGACAGATGATCAAGGCACATCTTCGAAATTAGTG CTATTGTCTGACAACGGGGTTGTTGTCACGATCTGGTATCGTGCGCCTGAGTTGCTACTTGGAGCAAAGCACTACACAAGTGTTGTTGATATGTGGGTTGTTCGTTGCATATTTgccgagcttttgactttgaaGCCACTATTCCAAGGGACAGAAGTTAAAGCCACACCAAATTCTTTCCAGCTTGACAAGATATTCAAG GTGAAGGAGATGTTGGCAATTTTTGGCGGGGACAGCTATTGGAAGTACCAAATCTACTCATTCAAAGAAGAGATTGTTATCGATGTAGAGATTTTGACTTTGTTGTTGTTCTTAACTCTTGGAGTGCTTCATGGATACATTTGTGACGAGTGA